A section of the Sporanaerobacter acetigenes DSM 13106 genome encodes:
- the frlD gene encoding fructoselysine 6-kinase produces MDKMKIAAVGDNCIDLYENLEKAFPGGNPVNVAVYFKRLGGEASYTGVVGDDEYGKFMIDAIRNKGVNVSNIKILPGETAITHVELVGGERILGDYEEGVMKDFKISDEDIEFFKAHDMVVSGLWGMIEEDLYKIKERGIPIAFDFANKLDSPIVEKTIYDVDYAFFSYDGGDDGFIREYIKKNYRKGPKLIIVTLGEKGSICYDGTRFVYEKAIPCEVVDAMGAGDSYIAGFLFGVLSGKEIKECMKMGTQNASTTIKYCGAW; encoded by the coding sequence ATGGACAAAATGAAAATTGCTGCTGTTGGTGACAATTGTATAGATTTATATGAAAATCTCGAGAAAGCATTTCCAGGAGGCAATCCTGTCAATGTAGCGGTTTATTTCAAAAGATTGGGGGGAGAAGCTTCTTATACAGGTGTAGTAGGAGATGATGAGTATGGAAAGTTTATGATAGATGCTATTAGAAACAAGGGTGTGAATGTTTCTAATATAAAAATTCTTCCTGGGGAAACTGCTATTACTCATGTGGAGCTTGTAGGTGGAGAGAGGATATTGGGAGATTATGAAGAAGGAGTCATGAAAGATTTTAAAATTAGTGACGAGGACATAGAGTTTTTTAAAGCTCATGACATGGTTGTTTCAGGATTGTGGGGAATGATTGAAGAAGACCTTTACAAAATAAAGGAAAGAGGTATTCCCATTGCCTTTGATTTTGCAAACAAATTGGATTCTCCTATTGTTGAAAAGACAATTTATGATGTGGATTATGCTTTTTTTTCTTATGATGGTGGAGATGATGGTTTTATAAGGGAATATATAAAAAAGAATTATAGAAAAGGTCCTAAATTGATCATTGTGACCTTGGGAGAAAAGGGAAGTATATGTTATGATGGTACAAGGTTCGTATATGAGAAGGCTATTCCATGTGAAGTAGTAGATGCTATGGGAGCAGGAGATTCCTATATAGCAGGATTTTTGTTTGGCGTTTTGAGCGGGAAGGAAATTAAAGAATGTATGAAAATGGGGACACAAAATGCAAGTACAACTATTAAATATTGTGGGGCTTGGTAA
- the frlB gene encoding fructoselysine 6-phosphate deglycase: MLNLDKSKVDFLVTENMVSEVKNLMESGFPKLDEIINTMVERDIDRIYFVACGSPLCACQTGKMLFDKYSDIPCSAFSGFDFLDHTPFKLDKNTMVIGVSDSGETEEVVNSIRIARKRGALTLGVTRNFTGSKLAAAAENVFGYGGECIWEMHLLVSYYIACKYMNLKGTHKEIDSILEDMKKLPDILAELVISTEEKSKELATRASNWSFIYTVASGPLLPLACKEGIITMLEFTWTHGSVLNAAEFRHGPLEVVAKGVPYVFILGNDESRHTTERTIKFVKKFTEDVIVFDIKDYNSGLHPMLDPLILFVPLEYFYYYLSINKDHNPDDRRYYGGLVEY; this comes from the coding sequence ATGTTAAATCTTGATAAGAGTAAAGTTGATTTTTTAGTGACTGAAAATATGGTCAGTGAAGTTAAAAATTTGATGGAAAGTGGTTTTCCAAAATTAGATGAAATAATAAATACAATGGTAGAAAGGGACATAGACAGGATTTATTTTGTAGCTTGTGGTTCACCACTATGTGCCTGTCAAACTGGAAAGATGCTGTTTGACAAATACTCTGATATCCCATGTAGTGCTTTTAGTGGATTTGATTTTTTAGATCATACCCCGTTTAAATTAGATAAAAATACAATGGTCATAGGGGTTTCAGATTCTGGAGAAACAGAAGAAGTGGTAAATTCTATCCGCATTGCAAGAAAAAGAGGAGCATTGACTTTAGGAGTGACTCGCAATTTTACTGGTTCCAAATTGGCTGCTGCAGCAGAAAATGTCTTTGGATATGGTGGAGAATGTATATGGGAAATGCATCTTTTGGTTAGCTATTATATTGCTTGTAAATACATGAACTTAAAAGGGACTCACAAAGAAATAGATTCTATATTGGAAGATATGAAGAAACTACCTGATATTTTAGCTGAATTGGTAATCTCTACAGAGGAAAAATCTAAAGAATTGGCTACTAGAGCAAGTAATTGGTCTTTTATATATACAGTAGCTTCTGGGCCCCTTTTGCCATTGGCATGTAAAGAAGGAATTATAACTATGCTTGAATTTACTTGGACTCATGGGAGTGTACTAAATGCAGCTGAATTTAGACATGGTCCTTTGGAAGTAGTTGCGAAAGGTGTGCCTTATGTATTTATTTTAGGAAATGATGAGTCAAGACATACTACAGAAAGAACTATTAAATTTGTGAAAAAGTTTACGGAAGATGTAATTGTATTTGATATTAAAGATTACAATAGTGGACTACATCCAATGCTTGATCCATTGATACTATTTGTTCCATTAGAATATTTCTATTATTATCTTTCAATAAACAAGGATCACAATCCAGATGATAGAAGATATTATGGTGGATTGGTAGAATATTAG